The genomic interval AAGATCAGCTTGACGTCGATAAGCCTTACATCGGTGAATTTTGCCCGGGTCAGCGCCGACGTGTTGAATTCGGTACGCACCAGAATGCTTTTGTTGAAGTTTGCGTCCGTTAGGTCATCGACGGTGAAATTGCAATCCGTCAAATTCGTTCGGTCAAAGCTGGCTTCACGCAAATCGCTCGCCTTGAAAGAGCTGCTACTCAAGTCTGCGTCTGCAAAGTCGGATCCACGCAACATGCTAGCTTCAAATTTTCCTTTATGCGCTTTAACGCCTGCGAAATCGCTCTTAGACAGGTTGCTCGCACTGAAATTCATCACCACCTGTCGTTCCAGAGAGCGGGAAAGGTTCGCTACCTCTTGCACAGTCTGCTCAATGTCGCCTATGCTATCAATGGTCATCTCAAAGGCCGTTTCATCGTCCTTGCCCTCGGCTTTGAGTTCACGGAACCGTTCCTGCAAATCTGAAAGCAGATCGGCCTTTAGTTCAACGACGCTTTTTACTTCATCGTAAGGCGCAAAAACTCCATTTAAATAATTCGTTAATCTCTCATTCATAAGATCAAACTCCTCTATAATAAATTATCCAGTACGCGCTTTGCATACTCCCAATTGCTTTTGTTATGGGCGTAAGTAGCCTTACCTTTTTTGGTGATCCTAAAATACTTACGCCGTCCACCCTGTGATTCATCGCCCCAATACCATTCGATATCGCCTTCCGCCTCAAGTCGCCGTACGCTAGAATACATAGTTGCTTCCTTTAATTCATACTCGCCGCGAGAACGCTCGGCAATCAGCTTAACAAGCTCATAACCGTAGCGGTCAGCTTCGGATAAGAGCCGTAAAATCATCGTATCGGTATGGCCTCGCAGCAAGTCGGATGTGATTTTATTCTCGCTCAAATGGCCACCTTCCT from Leptospira fainei serovar Hurstbridge str. BUT 6 carries:
- a CDS encoding pentapeptide repeat-containing protein, producing MNERLTNYLNGVFAPYDEVKSVVELKADLLSDLQERFRELKAEGKDDETAFEMTIDSIGDIEQTVQEVANLSRSLERQVVMNFSASNLSKSDFAGVKAHKGKFEASMLRGSDFADADLSSSSFKASDLREASFDRTNLTDCNFTVDDLTDANFNKSILVRTEFNTSALTRAKFTDVRLIDVKLILTDLRKTIFENCTFSGVDFKYADLRGLCLDGMTFVGVKFDKASLNDVSFKGATLKNVSFQPAFALTNKNYRAIKTIRFDGATMDKLTYAALKGLGADLSKVTVI
- a CDS encoding PadR family transcriptional regulator, which produces MSENKITSDLLRGHTDTMILRLLSEADRYGYELVKLIAERSRGEYELKEATMYSSVRRLEAEGDIEWYWGDESQGGRRKYFRITKKGKATYAHNKSNWEYAKRVLDNLL